In Comamonadaceae bacterium OS-1, a single window of DNA contains:
- the gntR_2 gene encoding HTH-type transcriptional regulator GntR: protein MDSPSNPPLRRRATGRATLSDVAVAAGVSAITASRALRGARAVDPLLVERVQVAAQQLGYVPDPAARALASARSTHVAVLIPLLSNALFVELLEAVQNTLAPAGYQTLMGVTHYQPAEEDALLRSYLAHRPAGLLVTGLDRSDAARQMIAASGVPCVHLMEIAPTPGVYGVGLSQMDAARTLTEHLLQRGRRRIAYVAGQLDPRVMQRAEGYRAALRAAGCYDPQLEVLDPAPTSMALGARLLEDLLARHPDVDAVFFCNDDLAQGGLLAALRLQVAVPQRIAVVGFNDLAGSDQMLPPLTTIRTPRAEIGTQAARMLLALMRGETVPQSTVDLGFELVVRGSS from the coding sequence ATGGACAGCCCCTCCAACCCTCCTCTGCGCCGCCGCGCCACGGGCCGCGCCACCCTCAGCGATGTGGCTGTGGCCGCGGGTGTCAGTGCCATCACGGCATCCCGGGCACTGCGCGGCGCGCGGGCGGTAGACCCACTGCTGGTGGAGCGCGTGCAGGTGGCGGCGCAGCAACTGGGCTACGTGCCCGACCCCGCCGCCCGCGCCTTGGCCTCTGCCCGCAGCACACACGTGGCGGTGCTGATTCCGTTGCTGTCCAACGCCTTGTTTGTGGAGCTGCTGGAGGCCGTACAGAACACCCTGGCCCCGGCGGGCTACCAGACGCTGATGGGGGTCACGCACTACCAGCCCGCCGAAGAAGATGCCCTCTTGCGCAGCTACCTGGCGCACCGCCCGGCGGGCCTGCTGGTCACTGGCCTGGACCGCAGCGATGCCGCCCGCCAGATGATTGCGGCCAGCGGCGTGCCCTGCGTGCATTTGATGGAGATCGCGCCCACCCCCGGGGTGTACGGCGTGGGCTTGTCGCAAATGGACGCGGCACGCACCCTCACCGAGCATTTGCTGCAGCGGGGCCGCCGCCGCATCGCCTACGTGGCGGGCCAACTCGACCCGCGGGTGATGCAGCGGGCCGAGGGCTACCGGGCGGCCTTGCGCGCAGCCGGTTGCTACGACCCGCAGCTGGAGGTGCTGGACCCAGCGCCCACCTCGATGGCATTGGGCGCGCGTTTGCTGGAAGACCTGCTGGCGCGCCACCCCGACGTGGATGCGGTGTTTTTCTGCAACGACGACCTGGCCCAGGGCGGGCTGCTGGCGGCGCTGCGTTTGCAGGTGGCCGTGCCACAGCGGATTGCGGTGGTGGGTTTCAATGATTTGGCGGGCAGCGACCAGATGCTGCCGCCACTGACCACCATCCGCACCCCACGCGCCGAGATTGGCACCCAGGCCGCCCGCATGCTGCTGGCCCTGATGCGCGGCGAAACCGTGCCGCAGAGCACGGTAGACCTCGGTTTTGAATTGGTGGTGCGCGGCAGCAGCTGA
- a CDS encoding gluconokinase, with protein sequence MGVAGCGKSSLGHAVALALGWPLVEGDDFHPAANVEKMRAGIPLVDADRVGWLALLGAELQGHPGGAVLTCSALKKTYRDQLRAALPGLRFVHLALSIDAARTRVAQRAGGHYFQANLVDSQFATLEDPQGEPGVLTLDATQTLAELTPHAVRWTQETPDAKL encoded by the coding sequence ATGGGCGTTGCCGGATGCGGCAAATCCAGCTTGGGCCACGCAGTCGCCCTGGCGCTGGGCTGGCCGTTGGTGGAGGGGGACGATTTCCACCCCGCCGCCAACGTGGAAAAAATGCGCGCCGGCATTCCGCTGGTCGATGCCGACCGCGTGGGCTGGCTGGCGCTGCTGGGGGCCGAGTTGCAAGGCCACCCCGGTGGTGCGGTGCTGACCTGCTCGGCCCTGAAAAAGACCTACCGCGACCAGTTGCGCGCCGCCCTGCCCGGCCTGCGCTTTGTGCACCTGGCCCTCAGCATCGATGCCGCCCGCACCCGCGTGGCGCAGCGCGCGGGTGGTCATTACTTCCAGGCGAACCTCGTCGACAGCCAGTTCGCCACGCTCGAGGACCCGCAGGGCGAGCCCGGCGTGCTGACGCTGGATGCCACCCAGACCCTGGCCGAACTTACCCCCCACGCCGTCCGCTGGACGCAGGAGACCCCCGATGCAAAACTCTGA
- a CDS encoding solute-binding protein, with product MQTLLRRTALATLAALTLGAATSALAQDIKPRLIRFGYGLNEQSNQGRASKVFADAVDKASGGKMKLRAIGAAALGPDTQMQQALVGGAQEMMVGSTATLVGITKEMALWDTPFLFNNAAEADAVLDGPIGQKVMAKLQEKGLVGLVYWENGFRNLTNNKRPITKLEDMDGVKLRVMQNEVFLNSFKSLGANAIPLPFSELFSALETKTVDGQENPFNTIVSSKFYEVQKYLSVTNHVYSPWIVLASKKWWDGLSKDEQKVLLDAAKASRDFERKDTRDEAAKALADLKSKGMQINELAPAETARMRDKLTKINAQVATNVGMELWQETQAELAKKRGK from the coding sequence ATGCAAACCCTTCTTCGCCGCACCGCCCTGGCCACTTTGGCCGCCCTCACCCTCGGTGCTGCCACCAGCGCACTGGCACAAGACATCAAACCCCGCCTGATCCGCTTTGGCTACGGCCTGAATGAGCAAAGCAACCAGGGCCGCGCGTCCAAGGTGTTTGCCGATGCGGTAGACAAGGCCTCGGGAGGCAAGATGAAGCTGCGCGCCATCGGTGCCGCCGCCCTCGGCCCCGACACCCAAATGCAGCAGGCCCTGGTGGGCGGCGCGCAGGAAATGATGGTCGGCTCCACCGCCACCCTGGTCGGCATCACCAAGGAAATGGCGCTGTGGGACACACCCTTCCTGTTCAACAACGCCGCCGAAGCCGATGCCGTGCTGGACGGCCCCATCGGCCAGAAAGTCATGGCCAAGCTGCAAGAAAAAGGCCTGGTTGGCCTGGTCTACTGGGAAAACGGCTTCCGCAACCTGACCAACAACAAGCGCCCCATCACCAAGCTGGAAGACATGGACGGCGTGAAACTGCGGGTGATGCAAAACGAGGTCTTCCTCAACAGCTTCAAATCGCTGGGTGCCAACGCCATCCCCCTGCCGTTTAGCGAACTCTTCAGCGCCCTGGAAACCAAGACCGTGGACGGCCAGGAAAACCCGTTCAACACCATCGTCTCCAGCAAGTTCTACGAGGTGCAAAAGTACCTCAGCGTGACCAACCACGTCTACAGCCCCTGGATCGTGCTGGCCAGCAAGAAGTGGTGGGACGGCTTGAGCAAGGACGAGCAAAAAGTGCTGCTCGACGCCGCCAAAGCCAGCCGCGACTTCGAACGCAAGGACACCCGCGATGAAGCGGCCAAGGCCCTGGCCGACCTGAAGTCCAAAGGCATGCAAATCAACGAACTGGCCCCCGCCGAGACCGCCCGCATGCGCGACAAACTCACCAAGATCAATGCCCAGGTTGCGACCAATGTGGGCATGGAGCTGTGGCAGGAAACGCAGGCCGAGCTGGCCAAGAAGCGCGGCAAGTAA
- the yddE gene encoding putative isomerase YddE encodes MHIQKIAAFSDGPSGGNPAGVVLADALPPDADMQRIAAQVGFSETVFATPVGDGWRVRYFSPESEVAFCGHATIALGAALALQQGDGVFALALNHAQITVEGRREDATVQAALQSPPTRSQPAAAALVDAALALFGYTADHLDPRIPPALAHGGADHLVLALKTRSALAAMHYDLAAGRTLMRDAGLTTIVLVFAESAQRLHTRNAFASGGVLEDPATGAATAALSGYLRDIAWPHGGRIDVVQGEDMGMRSLLRAELSDTPGSSVRVSGTARVMAD; translated from the coding sequence ATGCACATCCAGAAAATCGCCGCCTTCTCCGACGGCCCCAGCGGCGGCAACCCGGCCGGTGTGGTGCTGGCCGACGCACTGCCGCCCGATGCCGACATGCAGCGCATTGCCGCACAGGTGGGCTTTTCTGAGACCGTGTTCGCCACACCGGTGGGCGACGGCTGGCGCGTGCGCTACTTCTCGCCCGAGAGCGAAGTCGCCTTCTGCGGCCACGCCACGATTGCGCTGGGCGCGGCCCTGGCGCTGCAGCAGGGCGACGGCGTATTTGCGCTGGCGCTGAACCACGCCCAGATCACCGTCGAAGGCCGCCGTGAAGATGCCACCGTGCAAGCCGCGCTGCAGTCCCCTCCTACCCGCAGCCAGCCCGCCGCGGCAGCGCTGGTGGATGCCGCACTGGCGCTGTTCGGCTACACGGCGGACCACCTGGACCCGCGCATCCCGCCCGCCCTGGCCCACGGCGGTGCCGACCACCTGGTGCTGGCGCTCAAAACCCGCTCCGCCCTGGCCGCCATGCACTACGACCTGGCCGCGGGCCGTACGCTGATGCGCGACGCAGGCCTGACCACCATCGTGCTGGTGTTCGCCGAATCCGCCCAGCGCCTGCACACCCGCAACGCCTTTGCCTCGGGCGGCGTGCTGGAAGACCCCGCCACCGGGGCCGCCACCGCCGCCTTATCCGGCTACCTGCGCGACATCGCCTGGCCGCATGGTGGCCGCATCGACGTGGTGCAAGGCGAAGACATGGGCATGCGCTCACTGCTGCGGGCCGAACTGTCCGACACGCCAGGCAGCTCGGTGCGCGTGTCCGGCACGGCGCGGGTGATGGCGGACTAG
- the yecS_1 gene encoding L-cystine transport system permease protein YecS — protein sequence MIDYLQPIWDSAPLIAWGTAYTIGYALLGMVFGLPVALFITWARFEKVPVLAGLFSLYVSFMRGTPQLIQAFLIYFGIGSMGLDLPLVVIGTLVLIVNASAYLSETLRGALNGITHGQWSAGLSLGLTQFQTLRYVVTPQALRLAIPGISNTLIGLFKDTSVLSVITVAELLKIINDVISATFKPFTFYLLAAMIYWSLCLVYEYAVHRRLEARYSKAYAR from the coding sequence GTGATCGACTACCTCCAACCCATCTGGGATTCCGCGCCGCTCATCGCCTGGGGCACGGCCTACACCATTGGCTACGCCTTGCTGGGCATGGTGTTTGGCCTGCCGGTGGCGCTGTTCATCACCTGGGCGCGGTTTGAAAAAGTCCCGGTGCTGGCGGGGCTGTTCAGTCTGTACGTGAGCTTCATGCGCGGCACGCCGCAGCTGATCCAGGCATTCTTGATTTACTTTGGGATCGGCTCCATGGGGCTGGACCTGCCGCTGGTGGTGATTGGCACCCTGGTGCTGATCGTCAACGCCAGCGCTTATTTGTCCGAGACGCTGCGCGGGGCGCTCAACGGCATCACCCACGGCCAGTGGAGCGCGGGCCTGAGCCTGGGGCTGACCCAATTCCAGACCCTGCGCTACGTGGTCACGCCCCAGGCGCTGCGGCTGGCGATTCCGGGCATCAGCAACACCTTGATCGGCCTGTTCAAAGACACCTCGGTGCTGTCGGTGATCACCGTGGCCGAGCTGCTGAAGATCATCAACGACGTGATCTCGGCCACCTTCAAGCCCTTCACCTTCTACCTGCTGGCGGCGATGATTTATTGGTCGCTGTGCCTGGTCTACGAATACGCGGTGCACCGCCGCCTGGAAGCGCGCTACAGCAAAGCCTACGCGCGCTGA
- the pmbA gene encoding metalloprotease PmbA, translating into MKKPVSPSASDNRQPATGFAYSRPFFEELVDSALAHAKKLGATNAGAEASEGCGLSVSVRKGALETVERNRDKSLGITVYLGKRRGNASTSDFSKAAIQQTVQAAYDIARFTAEDPFAGLPDAKNIAKRQVDLDLFHPWAITSEDAAQIAMECEAAALQTSKHITNSEGAGVSAQQSHFFSAHTNGFRGGYASSRHSLSVAPIAGKGSGMQRDSWYSSMRSAEELASPQAVGRYAAQRALSRLKSRKIPTVECPVLFESPLAAGLLGGFVQAVSGGALYRKSTFLLDSMGKQIFPKHIQLLEDPFVKRGKGSSPFDDEGVRVKARTVVDAGRVEGYFLSSYSARKLGMQTTGNAGGSHNLVLTSSRTRPGDDLDAMLKKLGTGLFVIELMGQGVNYVTGDYSRGASGFWVENGEIAFPVEEITIAGNLKDMFKGIQAIGADTYNYGAKTVGSILINKMKVAGS; encoded by the coding sequence ATGAAAAAACCAGTTTCCCCTTCTGCCAGCGACAATCGCCAGCCCGCCACCGGCTTCGCCTACAGCCGTCCCTTCTTTGAAGAGCTCGTCGACAGCGCCCTGGCACATGCCAAAAAACTCGGTGCCACCAACGCCGGTGCCGAGGCGTCCGAGGGTTGCGGCCTGAGCGTCTCGGTGCGCAAGGGCGCGCTGGAAACGGTGGAACGCAACCGCGACAAATCGCTAGGCATCACCGTCTACCTGGGCAAGCGCCGGGGCAATGCCAGCACCTCCGACTTCTCCAAGGCCGCCATCCAGCAAACCGTGCAGGCGGCGTACGACATTGCCCGCTTCACCGCCGAAGACCCGTTTGCCGGTTTGCCGGACGCCAAGAACATTGCCAAGCGCCAGGTCGATCTGGACCTGTTCCACCCCTGGGCCATCACCAGCGAAGACGCGGCCCAGATCGCCATGGAATGCGAGGCTGCGGCCCTGCAGACCAGCAAGCACATCACCAACAGCGAAGGCGCGGGCGTGTCGGCCCAGCAGTCGCACTTCTTCAGCGCCCACACCAACGGCTTTCGCGGCGGCTACGCCAGCTCGCGCCATTCCTTGTCGGTGGCCCCCATCGCGGGCAAGGGCAGCGGCATGCAGCGCGACTCGTGGTACAGCTCGATGCGCAGCGCCGAGGAACTGGCCTCGCCGCAAGCCGTGGGCCGCTACGCCGCCCAGCGCGCCCTGAGCCGCCTGAAGTCGCGCAAGATCCCCACGGTGGAATGCCCGGTGCTGTTCGAGTCACCGCTGGCCGCCGGGCTGCTGGGGGGCTTTGTGCAGGCCGTCAGCGGCGGTGCGCTGTACCGCAAGAGCACGTTTTTGCTGGACTCGATGGGCAAGCAGATCTTTCCCAAGCACATCCAGCTGCTGGAAGACCCGTTTGTGAAGCGCGGCAAAGGCAGCTCGCCGTTTGACGACGAAGGCGTTCGCGTCAAGGCCCGCACCGTGGTGGACGCAGGCCGCGTCGAAGGTTACTTTTTGAGCAGCTATTCGGCCCGCAAGCTGGGCATGCAAACCACCGGCAACGCAGGCGGCTCGCACAACCTGGTGCTGACTTCCAGCCGCACCCGTCCCGGCGACGACCTGGACGCGATGCTGAAGAAGTTGGGCACCGGCCTGTTCGTCATCGAGCTGATGGGCCAGGGCGTGAACTACGTGACCGGTGACTACTCGCGCGGTGCCAGCGGCTTCTGGGTGGAAAACGGCGAAATCGCCTTCCCCGTGGAAGAGATCACCATCGCCGGCAATCTGAAAGACATGTTCAAGGGCATCCAGGCGATTGGCGCGGATACCTACAACTATGGGGCCAAAACCGTGGGCTCCATTCTCATCAACAAGATGAAGGTGGCGGGGAGCTGA
- the yqeY gene encoding putative protein YqeY, whose protein sequence is MSLKEQITEDMKTAMRAKDSVRLGTVRLLLAALKQKEVDERVVLDDAAVVAIVDKLIKQRKDSIDAFTKAERADLADIEKAELTVLSAYLPQRLDAEQVAAEVRTLAAAMVAELGRALGAGDMGKLMGAAKAQLAGKAEMGQVSAAVKAALAG, encoded by the coding sequence ATGTCCCTCAAAGAACAAATCACCGAAGACATGAAAACCGCCATGCGGGCCAAGGACAGCGTTCGCCTGGGCACGGTGCGCCTGCTGCTGGCCGCCTTGAAGCAAAAAGAGGTGGACGAGCGTGTGGTGCTGGACGACGCAGCCGTGGTCGCCATCGTCGACAAGCTGATCAAGCAGCGCAAGGACTCCATCGATGCCTTCACCAAGGCCGAGCGTGCCGACCTGGCCGACATCGAAAAAGCCGAGTTGACCGTACTTTCCGCCTACCTGCCCCAGCGCCTGGATGCCGAGCAGGTGGCAGCCGAGGTGCGCACCCTGGCCGCAGCCATGGTGGCCGAACTGGGCCGCGCCCTGGGTGCGGGCGACATGGGCAAGCTGATGGGTGCCGCCAAGGCGCAATTGGCGGGCAAGGCCGAGATGGGCCAGGTATCGGCTGCGGTGAAGGCCGCACTGGCAGGGTAA
- the mog gene encoding molybdopterin adenylyltransferase, with protein MSISIDMFDPVKIGIVSVSDRASSGVYEDKGLPALQDWLTRALKNPIEFLPRLIPDEQATISATLVELVDAGCSLVLTTGGTGPALRDVTPEATLAVAHKVMPGFGEQMRQISLQFVPTAILSRQTAVVRDQALILNLPGQPKAIAETLEGLHERGVPGIFAAVPYCIDLIGGPYLESHDAVCKAFRPKSALRALKI; from the coding sequence ATGAGCATCTCCATCGACATGTTCGATCCGGTCAAGATCGGCATCGTCTCGGTCAGCGACCGGGCCAGCAGCGGCGTGTACGAAGACAAGGGCCTGCCCGCCCTGCAAGACTGGCTGACACGCGCCCTGAAGAACCCGATTGAATTCCTCCCCCGCTTGATTCCTGACGAGCAGGCCACCATCAGCGCCACGCTGGTGGAGCTGGTCGACGCTGGTTGCAGCCTGGTGCTGACCACCGGCGGCACCGGCCCGGCCCTGCGCGACGTGACCCCCGAGGCCACCTTGGCCGTGGCCCACAAGGTAATGCCCGGCTTTGGCGAACAGATGCGCCAGATCAGCCTGCAGTTTGTGCCCACCGCCATCCTGTCGCGGCAAACCGCTGTGGTCCGCGACCAGGCGCTGATCCTCAACCTGCCCGGCCAGCCCAAGGCCATCGCCGAGACGCTGGAAGGTCTGCACGAGCGGGGCGTGCCCGGTATCTTTGCGGCCGTGCCCTACTGCATCGACCTGATTGGCGGCCCCTACCTGGAAAGCCATGACGCGGTGTGCAAGGCATTTCGGCCCAAGTCGGCGTTGCGGGCCCTAAAAATATAG
- the siaM_1 gene encoding sialic acid TRAP transporter large permease protein SiaM: protein MSAEGQAFVVFSAGMLLLMGIGMNMALALVLTGAGMAWVLGFWDTQLLAQNLVAGVDSFPLLAVPFFILAGELMNSGGISRRIIAMAQAWVGHIRGGLGYVAIGAAVLMASMSGSALADTAALATILLPMMRNNGYPLPASAGLLAAGGIIAPIIPPSMPFVIYGVTTNTSISALFVSGIVPGLIMGVGLIVAWKLVLRKIDLPMGQPLPLAERVRATGKAFWALLMPIIIIGGMKTGFFTPTEAAVVAAFYALIVALFIHREMRVPELYAVLVRAAKTTSVVMFLCAGAAVASYMITLADLPSTLSNWLGPLVDSPRLLMAVMMIVLVLIGTALDLTPTILIFAPVMLPIAVKAGIDPVYFGLMFVLNGAIGLITPPVGTVLNVIAGVGRLPMHTVIKGVNPFLITYTLILILFVIFPQIVIAPVAWMR, encoded by the coding sequence ATGTCCGCAGAAGGTCAAGCTTTCGTCGTTTTCTCGGCAGGCATGTTGCTGCTGATGGGTATCGGCATGAACATGGCGCTGGCGCTGGTGCTTACCGGGGCCGGTATGGCCTGGGTCCTGGGGTTTTGGGATACCCAGCTGCTGGCGCAGAACCTGGTGGCCGGGGTAGACAGCTTTCCGCTGCTGGCCGTGCCGTTTTTCATCCTGGCGGGCGAGCTGATGAACTCGGGTGGCATCAGTCGCCGCATCATCGCCATGGCCCAAGCCTGGGTGGGCCACATCCGCGGCGGCCTGGGCTATGTGGCGATTGGCGCTGCGGTGCTGATGGCCAGCATGAGCGGCTCGGCCCTGGCCGACACCGCCGCGCTGGCCACCATCCTGCTGCCCATGATGCGCAACAACGGCTACCCGCTGCCCGCATCGGCAGGTCTGCTGGCCGCGGGCGGCATCATCGCCCCCATCATTCCGCCGTCGATGCCGTTTGTGATCTACGGCGTGACCACCAACACCTCCATCTCCGCCCTGTTCGTCTCGGGCATCGTGCCTGGCCTGATCATGGGCGTAGGCCTGATCGTGGCCTGGAAACTGGTGCTGCGCAAGATCGACCTGCCCATGGGCCAGCCGCTGCCCCTGGCCGAGCGCGTGCGCGCCACCGGCAAAGCCTTTTGGGCGCTGCTGATGCCCATCATCATCATCGGCGGCATGAAGACCGGCTTCTTCACCCCCACCGAAGCCGCCGTGGTGGCCGCGTTCTACGCCCTCATCGTGGCCCTGTTCATCCACCGCGAAATGCGTGTGCCCGAGCTGTATGCCGTACTGGTGCGGGCCGCCAAGACCACCTCGGTGGTGATGTTCCTGTGCGCCGGAGCCGCCGTGGCCAGCTACATGATCACCCTGGCTGACCTGCCCAGCACCCTATCGAACTGGCTCGGCCCGCTGGTGGACAGCCCGCGCCTGCTGATGGCGGTGATGATGATTGTGTTGGTGCTGATCGGCACCGCACTGGACCTGACCCCCACCATCCTGATCTTCGCCCCGGTAATGCTGCCCATCGCCGTGAAGGCGGGCATCGACCCGGTGTATTTCGGCCTGATGTTTGTGCTCAACGGTGCCATCGGCCTGATCACCCCGCCGGTGGGCACCGTGCTCAACGTGATTGCCGGGGTGGGCCGCCTGCCCATGCACACGGTGATCAAGGGCGTGAACCCCTTCCTCATTACCTACACGCTGATTTTGATTTTGTTCGTCATCTTCCCGCAGATCGTCATCGCGCCGGTGGCGTGGATGCGTTAA
- the rpsU gene encoding 30S ribosomal protein S21, with protein MTTIRVKENEPFDVALRRFKRTIEKLGLLTDLRAREFYEKPTTERKRKKSAAVKRHYKRVRSMQLPKKLY; from the coding sequence ATGACAACCATCCGTGTAAAAGAAAACGAACCCTTTGACGTCGCCCTGCGCCGTTTCAAGCGCACCATTGAAAAGCTCGGCCTGCTGACCGACCTGCGTGCGCGCGAGTTCTACGAAAAGCCCACCACCGAGCGCAAGCGCAAGAAGTCGGCCGCTGTCAAGCGCCACTACAAGCGCGTGCGTTCCATGCAGCTGCCTAAAAAGCTGTACTAA
- a CDS encoding IS30 family transposase IS1088 codes for MTKVPQYQQLQSDERIAPAQYREQGLGIRAIARLLHRSPSTISREIERNAPLLAYSGTFAHQRCTRRRRLCRPAPKLARTGALFAQVCVLLKRKWSPEQISLHLARQSPSDWTQRVSFETIYNAIYAQPRGELRKDLIACLRHARSKRMPRTRGIDRKARSADMLSIHVRPPEVNDRLFPGHWEGDLIKGRANASAVGTLVERSSRLLILVHLPHPKPASAANVLQAFTDKLRCIAQPMRQSMTYDQGSEMARHKELSANTGIAVYFCDPHSPWQRGTNENTNGLVRQYLPKGMDLSDVSQEQLDAIADEINNRPRKTLNAYSPIEAYRDLLLKHHPQHATIQ; via the coding sequence ATGACAAAAGTCCCCCAGTACCAGCAACTTCAGTCGGACGAACGTATCGCGCCGGCGCAGTACCGCGAGCAAGGCTTGGGCATTCGGGCCATTGCCCGACTGCTTCACCGCTCGCCTTCCACCATCAGCCGTGAGATCGAGCGCAATGCCCCGTTGCTCGCCTACAGCGGCACTTTTGCCCATCAGCGCTGTACCCGCAGGCGCAGACTCTGCCGCCCAGCCCCTAAACTTGCCCGCACGGGGGCCTTGTTTGCCCAGGTCTGCGTACTGCTCAAACGCAAATGGTCACCCGAGCAGATCTCCCTCCACTTAGCTCGGCAATCCCCTTCTGATTGGACCCAACGCGTGTCCTTTGAAACCATCTACAACGCCATCTACGCCCAACCCCGAGGCGAGCTACGCAAAGACCTGATTGCCTGCTTGCGCCATGCACGCTCCAAACGCATGCCGCGCACCCGGGGCATAGACCGCAAAGCCCGAAGCGCCGACATGCTCAGCATCCATGTTCGCCCACCCGAGGTCAACGATCGGCTGTTTCCCGGCCACTGGGAGGGGGACTTGATCAAGGGCCGCGCTAACGCCAGTGCCGTAGGCACGCTGGTAGAGCGTTCCTCACGCTTATTGATTCTGGTGCACCTGCCGCACCCCAAACCCGCCAGTGCGGCCAATGTATTGCAGGCTTTCACAGACAAGCTGCGCTGCATTGCCCAGCCCATGCGCCAGAGCATGACGTATGACCAGGGCAGCGAGATGGCGCGCCACAAGGAGCTCAGCGCCAACACCGGCATTGCGGTGTACTTCTGCGACCCCCACAGCCCTTGGCAGCGCGGCACCAACGAGAACACCAATGGCTTGGTGCGCCAGTACCTGCCCAAAGGCATGGATCTCTCAGATGTGAGCCAGGAGCAACTCGATGCCATTGCCGATGAGATCAACAACCGCCCCCGTAAGACATTGAATGCGTACTCGCCTATCGAGGCCTATCGCGACCTCTTGCTCAAACACCATCCCCAGCACGCTACCATTCAATGA
- the yiaM_2 gene encoding 2,3-diketo-L-gulonate TRAP transporter small permease protein YiaM: MQNSETPPVPPKLVRLANAAMALCLAVMASSVFINVVLRYGFGSGVAASEELSRLLFVWMVFIGATAAYPMGEHMAFTSLLLALRDKPAMLTAMAVLIRVLVVLGCAFLAWGAWLQVVVGLGSHSVVLGYSSALLPLPAFLCSATIGLMALWELVRNQTLDLGHSVEME; the protein is encoded by the coding sequence ATGCAAAACTCTGAAACCCCACCCGTCCCACCGAAGCTGGTGCGCCTGGCCAATGCCGCCATGGCGCTGTGCCTGGCCGTCATGGCCTCGTCGGTGTTCATCAACGTAGTGCTGCGCTACGGCTTTGGCAGCGGCGTAGCCGCCAGCGAAGAACTCTCGCGCCTGCTGTTTGTGTGGATGGTGTTTATCGGTGCCACCGCCGCCTACCCCATGGGCGAGCACATGGCCTTCACCAGCCTGCTGCTGGCCCTGCGCGACAAGCCCGCCATGCTCACCGCCATGGCGGTGCTGATCCGGGTGCTGGTGGTGCTGGGCTGCGCCTTCCTGGCCTGGGGGGCCTGGCTGCAGGTGGTCGTGGGCCTGGGCAGCCATTCGGTGGTGCTGGGCTATTCCAGCGCGCTGCTGCCCCTGCCCGCCTTTTTGTGCTCTGCCACCATCGGACTGATGGCGCTGTGGGAGCTGGTTCGCAACCAGACGCTGGACCTCGGTCACAGCGTCGAGATGGAGTAA
- the fliY_1 gene encoding L-cystine-binding protein FliY, giving the protein MLKKICAAVLCFGLAHAALADDLLDTIKSKGVVKIAMEGTYPPFNFKDAKTGALQGFDVDISNAIAAKLGVKPEFVATEWATILAGLQVGKYDLVVSQVTMTEKRAMEFDFSVPYTVSFAQIILRKDDKAEYANLDALKGKKVGAGQGSIYAETLAKVGGIDIKAYTSAPLNLQDLANGRIDAALNDRLLVPYMIQEAKLPLRPSTVLLDNPQKQGIAFRKGSPKLKDALDKALGELVKDGSYAKISMKWFGVDASK; this is encoded by the coding sequence ATGCTGAAAAAAATCTGCGCCGCAGTACTGTGCTTCGGTCTGGCCCATGCGGCCCTGGCCGACGACCTGCTCGACACCATCAAGTCCAAAGGCGTGGTGAAGATCGCCATGGAAGGCACCTACCCGCCGTTCAACTTCAAGGATGCCAAAACCGGCGCGCTGCAGGGTTTTGACGTGGACATCTCCAACGCCATCGCCGCCAAGCTGGGCGTGAAGCCCGAGTTCGTGGCCACCGAATGGGCCACCATCCTGGCCGGTTTGCAGGTGGGCAAGTACGACCTGGTGGTGTCGCAGGTCACCATGACCGAAAAGCGCGCCATGGAATTTGACTTCTCGGTGCCCTACACCGTGTCGTTCGCGCAAATTATCCTGCGCAAGGACGACAAGGCCGAGTACGCCAACCTGGATGCCCTCAAGGGCAAGAAGGTCGGCGCGGGCCAGGGCAGCATTTATGCCGAAACCCTGGCCAAGGTGGGCGGTATCGACATCAAGGCCTACACCTCCGCGCCGCTGAACCTGCAAGACCTGGCCAATGGCCGCATCGATGCCGCGCTGAACGACCGCCTGCTGGTGCCCTACATGATCCAGGAAGCCAAGCTGCCCCTGCGCCCGTCCACCGTGCTGCTGGACAACCCGCAAAAGCAGGGCATCGCCTTCCGCAAGGGCAGCCCCAAGCTGAAAGACGCGCTGGACAAGGCCCTGGGCGAGCTGGTCAAGGACGGCAGCTACGCCAAGATTTCCATGAAATGGTTTGGCGTGGACGCATCCAAGTAA